AGAAGTCCGACAAGATCAAAGCCCAGTAACCCAATTCAAGAAGTCATGACGATCCTGCACGGCCTCCTTGCCGTTGTCATCCTGTTCCTTGTGGTGAACGGCGGCATGCTGCCGGACTGTGCCCGGGCTGATGTCCAATACTTTCCGGTTCCCGCTGTGTCCAGCAGCAAGAATGACGGGAATGACGCCGGCTTGATCCTTCCGATTCTGGTCACTGAGCCTGATGGAGAGCTCAAATACATTATCGCTCCGATGCTCATTCAAAATTCTATCGTGGGGACTCGCGGGACGATCAATCTGTTTCGATACGAGCCAGGGGGACGGGAAATGCGGCTCATCGGATCCTATACGGAGGAGATCGAGCGGAAACTGTTATTCAGTTACACCGATCCGGCCTTCAGTCAAGGGCGCTACTCGTTGAACTTCGGTGCCTCGTTTTTCAAGAACGCCACGGCTCGGTTTTTCGGTTTAGGGCAAGCGACCTCAGAGTCAGCGGAGACGAATTACACCGCGCGCGAAGGGCGGGCGAACTGGCGTTTCGGGGTCCATGCGAATGAAGTCACTCAGATTGCCATTGGTCAGCGATTCCGTCAAGTGACTCTGCAGGGGGGTGGGGCAACGGATCTTCCCTATACGGGCAACCAGTTCCCTTCCGTCGACGGCGTTCAAGGCGAAACCCTCATTCTTGGACACCGGGCGACGTTCTTTTACGATACGCGCGACAATCTTATCTCGCCGACCGATGGGATGGCCGTGACGGCCTATGCAGAACTGAACCAAAATATCCGCAACGGCGATCATCCCGTCTACTCCCGTTATGAGCTCGAGATCAAGAAGCTGCTACCGAGTGAGTCGAAACACGCGATTCTCATCATGCGGGCGGATCTTCAGGCTACGATTGGGGACCAAGTACCGTTCTTCGAGCAAAGCTCCTTGGGAGGGCAAAACAATTTGCGAGGCTATGGTGTCGATCGCTTCATCGACAAGAATCTTGTCGCGCTGAGTATCGAAGAGCGTATTCATCTGGCACGAGCGAAGGTGGCGGGGGTGATGGCGGACTTTGAGATTGCGCCGTTTCTGGATACGGGACAGGTGTTCAATGATTTCAAAGACGTGAGTTTTAAGGATTACCGTTTGACACCCGGTGTAGGGTTCCGCGGAATTGTTAGGCCCAACGTCGTCGGACGCGTTGACTACGGCTATAGTCAGGAGGGTGGAGCGGTCTTTGCCGGACTCGACTTCCCATACTGATCCATCGTCGCGAGGTATCATTGGTCGCGCGATATTTGGTCTGGCGCTGCTCGTCTGGCTCCTCTCCTTCGTCTGTGCCCAGCCATCGCCGGTCAAGGCGGAGGGGTTCGGTCCGTTTCCTGTCAGAAATTTCCAGCCCTTTCAGCAGCTGGTGTTGACTGTTCCAGGCGACCGCGCCGCCGTCGTGAAACAGGGTACTCTGGACGTACGGTTGGAACTTGCGGAGACGGCCAGTATCTACGACGATAATTCGCCGCCGATGAACGTGACTGTCAAATTTGAAACTCTCAGGTCCGGCCTCTTTCTTCGTTATGGTGCCACGGACAGATTGGAACTCGGGCTAGAGGTGCCGGTTCTCTATCGGTACGATGGATTTATGAATGGAGCCATTAAGGGGGTCGAGCGGGCCACGACTGGCTTGAATCCGGACCAAGCTGCGCTTGAGAACACCAGCTACGTGTTCAATGTCACTCGGAACGGTCAAACAATTATGAGCGGAGGTCCTGGTGCGACAGGGTTGGGGGATACGACGCTGATGAGCAAATATCAGTTCCTGAAGGAGGGGGCGGCGATGCCGGCTGTTTCCCTCCGTGGCGCGGTGAAGTTGCCGACGGGTGATCAATCGGCTTTTTTCGGAAGCGGAAGTCCTGATTTCGGATTGGGTCTCGCGGCTGAAAAACTTGTGGCTGGCCGATGGATACTCTATGGTAACGTGACCGGAGTTGTCCCGACCGGAACCATAGCAGGTTTTGGCCTGCACCCTACCCTGTCCGGGCTTGCGGCCATCGAATATCTCTGGTCAGAGAATCTGTCGGTCACAGCCCATTTTAACTACTATTCATCGCCATTTTCCGGGACCGGCTCGAATGTATTCGACAAGGATGTGACAGAATCAGTCCTAGGGTTCAGCTATCGCGTAGCCCAGCCTCTGTTGTGGCAAGTCTATGCAGTCGAAAATCTCGACTTCATTAGGGGGAGCGCAGCCGACTTCACGCTCTCGACGGTGTTGACCTATCGATTTGAGTCATGAGCGATACGGAAGATTCGGTGGTGAGAGAAGCTAACACCTTGACAACATGGGACTCTCATGTGAAACTCATCCCTGCGAGCGTCCAAACTGCCACACCGCTTTGCCAGTGATCATCAGGGCTTAGCTTGTTGTTACAGGGGTATGTGCGTACGCATTGACGCAAAGGAGCATCCGCTATGTCGATTTTGAAGACCATTCACAGTCCGGCTGATCTGAAACGGCTATCGCCAACGCAGTTTCCAGCCTTGTGCCAGGAGCTGCGGGAACAGATTATCGGCGTGGTATCCAATGTTGGAGGTCACCTGGCCTCGAACCTTGGAGTCATTGAACTGACTGTGGCCCTACATTCTCTGCTCAACACCCCCAAAGATAAGATCGTGTGGGACACGAGCAATCAAGCCTATGCACACAAGCTGCTGACGGGACGCCGCGAGGGGTTCCATACGCTCAGGCAATACGGAGGGTTGAGCGGTTTTTGTAAGCGTGAGGAAAGTGAATACGATACGTTCAATGCAGGCCATGCGGGAACCGGCGTATCCGCTGCCTATGGCATGGTCGAGGCGCGTGACCAGTTGAAACAGCGACACAAGGTCGTCTGCATTGTTGGTGACGGGGCGATGACGGCCGGGATGACGTTGGAAGGTTTGCAGCATGCCGGAGGGCTGGGAAAGGATTTCCTGGTCATTCTGAACGATAATCAAATGTCCATTTCGAAGAACGTCGGAGCCATTTCCTCCTACTTAAACCGGACCATCACCGGAGACTTTTATGACAAGATGCGGGAGGAGACAGGGCAACTGCTGGGGAAAATCCCCCATATCGGTCAGGACGTGCAAAAGTGGGCCCGCCGGGCTGAAGAGCTGGCCAAGGGAGCAATCCTTCCAGGGCTGCTCTTCGAAGAGCTCGGGTTCAGGTATGCCGGGCCGATCGATGGACATAACTTCGAGCATCTGTTGCCCACCTTGGAAAATGTATTGAAGATGAAGGGGCCTGTATTGCTCCATGTCGTGACGAAAAAAGGGCTGGGCTATGAGCCCTCGGTGAAGAATCCTGTGTGGTTCCATGCCTGTCCGCCCTTTGTGCGGGAGACCGGGGTGCCGGCAAAGAAAGCTGCGCGGCCGTCCTATACGCAGATTGCCATCGAATCATTAGTCAAGCTGGCCCGAGCGGACAAGCGGATCGTCGCGATTACAGCTGCAATGTGTGAAGGGACTGGCCTGAATATTTTCGAGAAAGAGTTTCCGGACCGGCTCTATGACGTCGGGATTGCCGAACAGCATGCAGTGACGTTTGCCGCAGGTCTTGCGACCCAAGGCCTCCGTCCGGTGGTGGCCTTGTATGCCACCTTCTTACAGCGTGCGTACGACCAGGTGGTGCACGATGTCGCGACACAAAACCTGCCAGTGACCTTCTGCATCGATCGCGGTGGACTGGTTGCGGAAGACGGGACGACACACCACGGGGCATTCGATTACGCATTTCTGCGACACATTCCAAACATGGTCGTCATGGCGCCGAAGGATGAAAATGAGCTGCAGCATATGATGAAAACCTGCGTCCTGCACGATGGGCCTGCTTCGGTGCGCTACCCGCGTGGACTCAGCCTGGGCGTCGCGATGGATAAGGAGCCGGAGGCATTGCCGGTCGGAAAGGGTGAGTTGTTGCGCGATGGCACGGAGGTGGCGATTGTGGCCATCGGTGTGCCGGTCTCCCCTGCCGTGACAGCGGCGAAGCGGCTTGAAGAAGAAGGTATTTCTGCGGCAGTGATTAATGCCCGTTTTGTGAAGCCTCTGGACCAGGACTTAATCGTCGAGGTAGCGAAGCGGGTTCGATACGTGGTGACGGTTGAAGAAGGCTGCAAAATGGGAGGGTTCGGCTCAGCCGTGCTTGAAGCCCTGTCCGATGGCGGCGTGACCGGTGTGACGACAAAGATTTTGGGGTTGCCGGATTGGTACATCGAGCAAGGGCCGCAGGATTTCCTGCGCGAACGATATGGGTTGACGGCGGACGGGATCTATCAGAGCGTGAAAGAGTTAATCGACAAGACACCAGCTGTGCCACGAGAACAGTTCACCTTTGCGTCATCGCTCGACCGGCTTCCGCATGGAGATGAGCAGGGAAGCTGACGGAAGGCGTGAGGGGGTAAGGCGAGAGTTAGGCGAATGCATATCACGAGACGGAAAACCAGGCAGATTCAAGTCGGCAAGGTCAAGATCGGCGGAGACGCCCCTGTGTCCGTTCAGTCGATGTGTTCGACGGATACGCGCGATACCGCTGCGACGATCGAGCAAATCCGCCAGCTGGAGGCAGCAGGGTGTGAAGTGATCCGTGTCGCCGTGCCGGACGATGAAGCGGCGGCTGCGCTGCCCAAGATCAAAGCAGCCATGACCGTCCCACTGATTGCGGACATTCATTTCGATCATCGACTGGCATTGAAAGCCGCGAAGGTTGTGGACTGCGTCCGGATCAATCCTGGCAATATCGGGGCCTGGTGGAAAGTCGAAGAAGTCATCAAGGCTGTGAACGATCACAACATTCCAATCCGCGTGGGAGTCAATGGCGGCTCGCTGGAGCGGGATCTGTTGGACAAGTACGGGTGGCCCTCACCGGAAGCGCTGGCTGAGTCTGCGCTCAATGCCGTCCATGCCCTCGAGGATGTGGGCTTCACGAACATGAAGGTGTCCCTGAAGGCGTCGGATGTACACCACGCAATCGATGCCTACTGGTTGTTCGCCCACCAGTCGGATTATCCGCTGCATATCGGAATTACAGAGGCAGGAACAGCGATGACCGGGGCAGTCAAATCCACCATGGGTCTCGGGTACTTGCTCTCGCAGGGGATCGGCGACACCTTGCGTGTATCGCTTGCGGCTGATCCGGTCGAGGAAGTGAAGGTGGGATTCGAAATCTTGAAGTCGCTCGAACTGCGGCATCGAGGGATCAATGTCATTGCCTGTCCGACCTGTGGCCGTGTAGAGATCGATGTGGTCAGAATGGCCAATGAACTGGAAAAGAAGCTCGGCCATATTAAGACCCCCCTCAACGTATCGGTCCTCGGCTGTGTCGTGAACGGGATCGGCGAAGGGAAGGAAGCGGATATCGGGATCGCTGGAGGCGAAGGCAAGGGTATCTTATTTAAGAAGGGCAAGCTTGTCCGCAAGGTGCCGATCGAAGAGTTGATGGATACGCTGATTTATGAAGTCGAGCTGATGGCCAAAGAAAAAGATGCTGAAGGAAACGGGGAGGTCATTGCTCCTTCGAGTGAAGGATGGGAGTCCCTTAATCCTGCATCAGATCGGTCCTCGACACTCGGAAAAGAAATTCCAGTTCTCTCCAGTAAGCGGTAGATCCCACCTTTAGCAGGATGCTCAAAAAGGCTGTCCAGCAAGGCCGCAGTGAACGAAGAGGCGAGGCATACGATTCGGTATGTTGAGCTTCTGAGCGAAGCGAGAACGCCGCTGGCAGACTTTTTCAGCATCCTGTGCTAGCCTCTCGCCTCTTTCCCAGACTATAATGCGTGCTTAGGGCGCCGTACCCAAGTGGTTAAGGGAGCAGTCTGCAAAACTGCGATGCAGCGGTTCGACCCCGCTCGGCGCCTCCACACCGCACTGGTGCGTGGTCTGTCTGGTTCATCTGGTCTATCTGGTTTGTTTGGTTCATTGAGTTGGTCTGGTTCAACCAAATAGACCAGACAGACCGAACAGACTAAATGGGCCATCCCGATACCCTACCACTCCCCTGCCGGCCATCGACGTCCTGCCTCCCGGAGCGACCCTTCCAGACTGCTCTGGGAAGAAAGTCCGGCAGAGAACGGATGACTTGTGGAGATCGTCGTACACATGGTGGTGGAAAGTAAATTGACGGGCGACAAAATGGAGTGCTAGAATCTCAAACGTCTACAACCTGCTAGTTCGGTGGCCGGATCGCCATCGTCACCATTACAGATTAAAAAGAAGGAGAGAGAGGAATGGCCGTTCCACTTTCCCAGATGGCTACTGTCACGAAGTATGTGCTTGCCCAGAAGATGAAAGGGGTGAAGCGGTATCCTCTCGTGTTGATGTTGGAACCCCTATTCCGTTGCAATTTGGCCTGCGCCGGCTGCGGAAAAATTCAATATCCTGATCATGTGCTGGACAAGCGGCTCACCCCCGAGCAGTGTTGGGCGGCGGCGGAGGAATGTGGTGCTCCGATCGTCAGTATCCCAGGCGGCGAACCCATGATCCATCCCGAGATGCCCAAGATTGTCCGTGGGTTGGTTGAGCAGAAGCGGTATATCTATCTCTGCACCAATGCAATTTTGATGGAGCGAAAACTCGACGAGTATCAGCCTTCAAAGTTCCTGACATTCAGCGTCCATATGGATGGCCTGAAGGACGAACACGATTTAGCTGTGTGTCGAGATGGTGTCTATGACGTGGCGGTGAAGGCGATCAAGGCGGCACTGAAGCGGGGACACCGCGTTACGACCAATACGACTCTCTTCGACGATGCCAATCCCGAGCGGGTGAGGAAATTTTTCGATGCCATGACGGAGCTCGGCGTCGAAGGCATGATGATCTCGCCTGGCTACAGTTACCAGAAAGCGCCGGACAAGCAGCATTTTCTGAAGCGAGAACGCACGAGGGAATTATTTTCTCGTATTTTGGGGAACCCAAAGAAGGAGTGGCAGTTCAATCAATCACCACTCTTCTTGGATTTCTTGATGGGGCGGCGGGAGTATCAATGCACCCCCTGGGGTAATCCGACCTATAACGTGTTTGGATGGCAGAAGCCCTGCTATTTGCTGCAAGAAGGCTACGCGAAGACGTTCCGTGAATTGATGGACAGCACGGAATGGAATCACTATGGAACAGGGCGGAATGAGAAATGCGCCGATTGCATGGTGCATTGCGGGTATGAACCGTCCGCAGTCGAAGATACGTTCGGAACGATGTCCGGGTTCGGCCGGACCGTCAAGCTGACGATGGTCCCCACCTCGCGATGACGGGCTGCGTGAAGCGTCGTTCGTCTCTCGTCGTTTGCACGAAAGACACACGCTTCACGAGACACGCTTCACGTTTCACGACTCCTCAATGACCGATACCAAGAATCACAGTGGTAGTGTGACCGGATCGCCGCAAGGCCGCGTATTTCAGCCGGCTTCCTTCTCCGAACTCGTCGAGGCGGTAGAGGTGGCGTTTGATTATCGCGGCGATGTGACTATATCATTGAAATCCGGCGAATCCCTCAGTGGATACCTCTTCAATCGCCAGGTCAGGGAGTCCGATTCCTCTATTGACGTGTTTCCTTCCGATGCTTCTCCGGCTCGCCAGATCCGGTATGACCAGATCGTGACAATCGCCTTTACCGGGGAGGATACGGCCACTGGGAAATCCTGGGAAAGCTGGATTGCCAAGAAAGAATCGGAGCGACGAGCCGAAATCGCTCGTGTCGCAGCCGACGCAAAAGCGCGAGGAATCTTGTAAGGTCCCTTTTTCCCCTTCTGCTCTCCGTTCTGTTTTTCATTCCGAAGCCGCATCGTTGAGCACAATCCACAAGTGCTTGAAAACAGGCTCACCCGTCCATTATCTCTGAGTGCCACTTCGTTGACAACGTGTAGGGGCTATGTTAAAAATTGCCCTTTAAAATTGGCCAAGGTCTGCCAAATTGGGCGAGACGGACGCTACGCTCGGCGACGGAAAGAGTCGTCAGTCCGGAGCATGTGAGGCACATACAGGCTGTACAGAATAGGTCACGCTGGCGGGAATGGATCCTGGCCATTGCGGTATTGGTTGGGCTCCCTTCTGTGGTGTCTGCGACGCATGAAGCTGACCATCGGTTTACGGTCGAAGGGTATGTCTGCGGAGCTGATGGAAAAAGCAGTGCGGATACTGATGTGCTCGTCAAGGATACCAGGATTTCCTACGGACAGGTCGTAAAGACTGACGGGGAGGGGTACTACAAAGCGTCATTCCACCTTCATAACGACAATCTTGACGACCCGCTTCTCATTGAAGCCAAAGGAGAGCGGCAAGAACGGAAAGTATCGTTTGACCCAAAGGATTTAGAGACGGAGCGGGTCATCCAGGTCAATTTTGGGAGCGGTTGCGTACGAGACAAGGGTAGCGATTTTTTATGGCTCTATCTAGGGTCGGGGGCCATGGCGGTGGCAGTCGGCGGCTTCATTGGAGCCAAATTGATTCGTTCAATGCGAAGGCAGGAGCCGAAACGAGGGAAGTCCCAGGGGAAGCATAAGAAGTAGCCGATGCAGTCCGTGGGGATGGCGTGCACCTCGCTGGATCGGTAATCGGAGTAGCCGGGGAGTACGAGTGTCGTCACGGTATTCTTTAGATTTTCGCTTTTGCCGGGTAGGGAGCTTCCTGGTGGAGGCATTTTTTTTGTCTTCGTCTGAGAGTGACCCGTCTTTGATAGAGCGAGGAAAGAGGAACGGATGAAGGTCATGAAACAGTTTAGAGTCTTGCAGCTGGCAGTCCTCGTGGGAGTAGGGCTTTTCCTGACGGCATGTGGAGGAGAAGGAGGTGGGGAAGGGCCGATCGTCCCGCCGCCGCCGGCCCCTGCTGAGTGGGCTGACAAACATATGCCGTCTGACTGGTGGACCGACGCGGCCAAACTCGAAGAAGGGCGCAAACTTTACACCGGTGAGACAAATCCTGATGTGAATTGTGGGAGCTGTCACGGTAAGGATGGGAAACCGACCAAGGCCGGCGCCCGAGACTTTCGCGTCTCGGATCGGATGAAGCTCTATTCCGACTCAGTGTGGGCCTGGCGGATCGCCGAAGGAGTTCCCAATACAAAGATGAAGGCATGGAAGAGCAAGCTGTCGGAGGAAGATATCTGGAAGCTTGTGTTGTTTACGGCGAGCTACGGGTTGCCTGGGAAGAGATGGGACACCGCAACGAAATCTTGGGTTGATGCGGCAAGTGCCTCGGCAGCTCCTACTGCAGTTCCCGCTGTTCAGGAACCGGCCGGCAAGTGATGAGGGGTTCGTTCCAGCAGTCGCGACAAGCAGACTGCGGAGAGGTTTGTGGGTACACCGGGACGTCATGGGGCCTCCTGGTCCCGGATACGAGGATGTACTCCACGTAGGATGTTCAATAAGGCTTTCCAGCAAGGCCGCAGGGAGCGCAGCGGGGACGCGTACGCTTCGGTACGTAGATTCTCCGAGTGCTGCGAGAACCTCGCTGGTAGATTCTTCAGCATCCTGCCAGATCTTCTCGTTGTCCCCGTTCATGTTTTTGTTGAATTGTCGCACGGTTCACGGTGAAATGACGCTAGTCGGTACAACCCGCAACCTCCTGACGCCCAAGACCTTCGGTTGCAGGGAATGAGCGGGGTGAAGAGCGGATACCGTGGAACCGGAAAAGAGGATGGGCCTTGGCCGTCTCTTCGATACGCTG
The nucleotide sequence above comes from Nitrospirota bacterium. Encoded proteins:
- the ispG gene encoding flavodoxin-dependent (E)-4-hydroxy-3-methylbut-2-enyl-diphosphate synthase; this encodes MHITRRKTRQIQVGKVKIGGDAPVSVQSMCSTDTRDTAATIEQIRQLEAAGCEVIRVAVPDDEAAAALPKIKAAMTVPLIADIHFDHRLALKAAKVVDCVRINPGNIGAWWKVEEVIKAVNDHNIPIRVGVNGGSLERDLLDKYGWPSPEALAESALNAVHALEDVGFTNMKVSLKASDVHHAIDAYWLFAHQSDYPLHIGITEAGTAMTGAVKSTMGLGYLLSQGIGDTLRVSLAADPVEEVKVGFEILKSLELRHRGINVIACPTCGRVEIDVVRMANELEKKLGHIKTPLNVSVLGCVVNGIGEGKEADIGIAGGEGKGILFKKGKLVRKVPIEELMDTLIYEVELMAKEKDAEGNGEVIAPSSEGWESLNPASDRSSTLGKEIPVLSSKR
- the hpnH gene encoding adenosyl-hopene transferase HpnH, whose amino-acid sequence is MAVPLSQMATVTKYVLAQKMKGVKRYPLVLMLEPLFRCNLACAGCGKIQYPDHVLDKRLTPEQCWAAAEECGAPIVSIPGGEPMIHPEMPKIVRGLVEQKRYIYLCTNAILMERKLDEYQPSKFLTFSVHMDGLKDEHDLAVCRDGVYDVAVKAIKAALKRGHRVTTNTTLFDDANPERVRKFFDAMTELGVEGMMISPGYSYQKAPDKQHFLKRERTRELFSRILGNPKKEWQFNQSPLFLDFLMGRREYQCTPWGNPTYNVFGWQKPCYLLQEGYAKTFRELMDSTEWNHYGTGRNEKCADCMVHCGYEPSAVEDTFGTMSGFGRTVKLTMVPTSR
- a CDS encoding BamA/TamA family outer membrane protein — protein: MTILHGLLAVVILFLVVNGGMLPDCARADVQYFPVPAVSSSKNDGNDAGLILPILVTEPDGELKYIIAPMLIQNSIVGTRGTINLFRYEPGGREMRLIGSYTEEIERKLLFSYTDPAFSQGRYSLNFGASFFKNATARFFGLGQATSESAETNYTAREGRANWRFGVHANEVTQIAIGQRFRQVTLQGGGATDLPYTGNQFPSVDGVQGETLILGHRATFFYDTRDNLISPTDGMAVTAYAELNQNIRNGDHPVYSRYELEIKKLLPSESKHAILIMRADLQATIGDQVPFFEQSSLGGQNNLRGYGVDRFIDKNLVALSIEERIHLARAKVAGVMADFEIAPFLDTGQVFNDFKDVSFKDYRLTPGVGFRGIVRPNVVGRVDYGYSQEGGAVFAGLDFPY
- a CDS encoding 1-deoxy-D-xylulose-5-phosphate synthase produces the protein MSILKTIHSPADLKRLSPTQFPALCQELREQIIGVVSNVGGHLASNLGVIELTVALHSLLNTPKDKIVWDTSNQAYAHKLLTGRREGFHTLRQYGGLSGFCKREESEYDTFNAGHAGTGVSAAYGMVEARDQLKQRHKVVCIVGDGAMTAGMTLEGLQHAGGLGKDFLVILNDNQMSISKNVGAISSYLNRTITGDFYDKMREETGQLLGKIPHIGQDVQKWARRAEELAKGAILPGLLFEELGFRYAGPIDGHNFEHLLPTLENVLKMKGPVLLHVVTKKGLGYEPSVKNPVWFHACPPFVRETGVPAKKAARPSYTQIAIESLVKLARADKRIVAITAAMCEGTGLNIFEKEFPDRLYDVGIAEQHAVTFAAGLATQGLRPVVALYATFLQRAYDQVVHDVATQNLPVTFCIDRGGLVAEDGTTHHGAFDYAFLRHIPNMVVMAPKDENELQHMMKTCVLHDGPASVRYPRGLSLGVAMDKEPEALPVGKGELLRDGTEVAIVAIGVPVSPAVTAAKRLEEEGISAAVINARFVKPLDQDLIVEVAKRVRYVVTVEEGCKMGGFGSAVLEALSDGGVTGVTTKILGLPDWYIEQGPQDFLRERYGLTADGIYQSVKELIDKTPAVPREQFTFASSLDRLPHGDEQGS
- a CDS encoding DUF3187 family protein, yielding MPDSTSHTDPSSRGIIGRAIFGLALLVWLLSFVCAQPSPVKAEGFGPFPVRNFQPFQQLVLTVPGDRAAVVKQGTLDVRLELAETASIYDDNSPPMNVTVKFETLRSGLFLRYGATDRLELGLEVPVLYRYDGFMNGAIKGVERATTGLNPDQAALENTSYVFNVTRNGQTIMSGGPGATGLGDTTLMSKYQFLKEGAAMPAVSLRGAVKLPTGDQSAFFGSGSPDFGLGLAAEKLVAGRWILYGNVTGVVPTGTIAGFGLHPTLSGLAAIEYLWSENLSVTAHFNYYSSPFSGTGSNVFDKDVTESVLGFSYRVAQPLLWQVYAVENLDFIRGSAADFTLSTVLTYRFES
- a CDS encoding cytochrome c produces the protein MKQFRVLQLAVLVGVGLFLTACGGEGGGEGPIVPPPPAPAEWADKHMPSDWWTDAAKLEEGRKLYTGETNPDVNCGSCHGKDGKPTKAGARDFRVSDRMKLYSDSVWAWRIAEGVPNTKMKAWKSKLSEEDIWKLVLFTASYGLPGKRWDTATKSWVDAASASAAPTAVPAVQEPAGK